Proteins encoded by one window of Sorex araneus isolate mSorAra2 chromosome 3, mSorAra2.pri, whole genome shotgun sequence:
- the BOLA1 gene encoding bolA-like protein 1: protein MLSAQLRGRARSMASGACGPRGAAGPVEAAIRRKLEQAFNPDVLELRNESGGHSVPPGSETHFRVAVVSARFEGLNPLQRHRLVHAALAEELAGPVHALAIQARTPAQWRENPQLDTSPPCLGGSKKRGAP from the coding sequence ATGCTGAGTGCGCAGCTGCGCGGACGCGCGCGCTCCATGGCCAGCGGCGCGTGCGGGCCCCGGGGCGCCGCGGGCCCGGTGGAGGCCGCCATCCGCAGGAAGCTCGAGCAAGCCTTCAACCCCGACGTGCTGGAGCTGCGCAACGAGAGCGGCGGCCACTCGGTCCCGCCGGGCAGCGAGACACATTTCCGCGTGGCCGTGGTGAGCGCCCGCTTCGAGGGTTTGAACCCCCTGCAGCGGCATCGGCTGGTGCACGCGGCGCTGGCCGAGGAGCTGGCGGGGCCGGTGCACGCGCTGGCCATCCAGGCCCGGACCCCGGCGCAGTGGAGGGAGAACCCTCAGCTGGACACGAGCCCTCCCTGCCTGGGTGGAAGCAAGAAAAGAGGTGCCCCCTGA